The Carassius carassius chromosome 5, fCarCar2.1, whole genome shotgun sequence DNA window atatatatatatatatatatatatatgcttggcTCTGCCTGTTAACCTatcttaaatatttcttaattatttatatatgtatatatttatattatatatttatttattttatattatatatttatagtatatatttatatatactatcttaattattttatatatgtatatatatatgtatatatataaaattgtattacatatttactattattttttattattatattaatttattatatataatatgttatagatttatatcatattttaatatagatatattattttgttgtcatttcatttgtgaaaaactattatttttagaTCGTTGCAGTTATTAGTGCTGTTgtcatttcatttttgaaaaatgctatttttttgtagcgataatttaataatatatatatatatatatatatatatatatatatatatatatatatatatatatatatatatatatatatatatatatatttttttttttttttttactgacccaaGGGGAAATTTATATTTCTGTTAATCGGCATTCATAGTTATCAGTCAAATATATCCCAAAATTTGCAGCTTATTCAGTCTGTCACTATATCAACTGCacacatttgattttaatttattcagcAATAATGTTCACGAGTTTGCATGAATCTCTCTGTtaggaaaaataaattaaaatattgcaGGGGTGAACACAAATgttgttctgatttttttttttagaaaatttcaCAGGCTGAAAACGGGTCATTAGAGCTGTAGCATTGTAAATATTAAtctttcttgtgtttctcttgcGTGCTCTCAGGTGTCCCTGGTTAACCAAGGCCATCTCACCTGCTGTGCTTCTGTACAATGGCATCGTCTTCCTCTTCGTGTTGGCCAACTTCAGCATGGCCACCTTCATGGACCCTGGAGTCTTTCCCCGAGGTATGATCCCGTTGTtgtgtaggtttctctgtttcagATGTCTGGAAACACAACAGTAGGTCCATGATTAGAATGTGCAGAAAACTGCTTGTCACAAACAACGCCGATGATGCATGTCTGTTTCCCAGCGGATGAGGACGAAGACAAAGACGATGACTTCCGAGCTCCGCTGTATAAAAACGTGGAGATAAAGGGGATTCAGGTGCGGATGAAGTGGTGTGCCACGTGCCACTTCTACAGACCTCCGCGCTGCTCACACTGCAGTGTGTGTGACAACTGTGTGGAGGTGAGGCGCATAAAACACAGAGCAGAATTCCTGCGTGAAAATAAACGACCACAAtgctgttctcacacacacttgtCTTCTCACTGTAGGAGTTTGACCACCACTGTCCATGGGTGAACAACTGCATTGGCCGGAGGAATTACCGATATTTCTTCTTGTTCCTGCTGTCTCTAAGTGTTCACATGGTGGGAGTGTTTTCCTTCGGTCTACTGTTCGTCTTACATCACCTTGAGACGCTGAGTGCGCTTCACACGACTGTGACGTATCCTTCCACAGCTCCTGCTCAGAAATAACTCGAGATGCACCGAAATGAGAATTctgggccgaaaccgaaaatgCTTTGGAacgattatttattattttattaaataacataaagTAACTTTTTGATTTAAtgcaattattttaatgatactgAAATTTTAAAGAACACATGCAAATAAATTAACCACATTTTGCGAAATATTAACACAATAAAACTGGACTGAATTTagattagttaactactttagtaaaCATGAACGAAGAATGAACAATAGTTCTTCATCACTTACTTATCTCAGTTAATGTTGATTTcatcatttactaatgcattattaagatCAACACTTGTGCTTGTTAACAGTTAATGCACTCTGAATTAACATAAACTAAACTATATTATCTTTAccgaacattttatttttatatttgtagtttTAGCAAAACTTTGCGCtttagtttttttgtcatttttatatttagaaatgttaGTACTTTAACTTATTTCGGTTaattgcaaaggcaacatttctaaatttattttagtatcatatctaatatttataatttattttatctcagatttttttattaagttttactttttttgttgtttcttttaaatatttctgggtacctttattttttacatttcaatttttcgTTTTCTTTTAATCTTATATTTATGACGGGGAGGCCCCACCCACAGCGAGATCACATTGGCTCAAAATCCTGCACTACTTACATATGCATCAAAAATCTATAGGATTCTAATTAGCTGTATCTTCGTGAAGCATTTCTCAGAAATTGAATCACGACAGGCTCCTTGACCTTCCTTCTGTCCAGTCTTGTGGTTATGTGTGTGACTGGCCTGTTTTTCATCCCTGTTATGGGCCTCACTGGGTTCCACATGGTTCTGGTAACCAGAGGACGAACCACAAACGAACAGGTGAACCAAATTACACACCACTTAATATGTTAATCTGGTTTGTGTAACAACACGCACACTTGTAGAGGCAGAGCTGTGCTCACATGTTGCACACCCACTCAGAATCACCTTGATGTCTATCCAACTTGATTGCCTTCTGTTGTTTGTGCACGACATCTGTTACCAAGCCTGGTATTTTCATCGCGGTTCATTATGGTCCTATGGGTCAAGGACAGTTGTTTTCAACTCTCTTCAGTTTGCTCAAAGTaggattcctctctctctctccctctctccctctctctctctctctctatgttctCAGGTGACAGGAAAGTTCAGAGGGGGAGTGAATCCATTCACTCGGGGTTGCTGTGGTAATGTGAAACACGTCTTATGTAGTCCACTTGCTGCTaggtaaagcacacacacacacacacatatatattcatGTTTAGAATCCGTGatagtcacacaaacacacacataccagaaaTGTGTGCAAGTGAGTCGTGACACCCTGACAGCTGGTTATATTTCACTCACTTTGGAACAGACGGTTTCATttcacttgaatttacattagattgggttattttacatttgcaaaacatttacatttggaTTCAGTGAACATTACGCTTCGGCAAATGCTACAAAAGACCTATGATATGATATTACTCTGTCTTGAGCAAAAgtaatattaattcattcattcattcattcattcattcattaatcagtttcaaataaatgtggtgTTATTTTGATCTTTCTAATCttgaattttgaaaaaataaaaataaaagaatctcagtatgcaaaaacaaatatgaagcagcataacagttttcaacactgataataagattttattttattaaatgttttggggGGTGGGGTGCAAATCAGCATTGtatatgaaggatcatgtgacactgaaatccATAATAATGGCTGCTCAAACTTAACCATTGCCATAagaggaataaattgcattttatataaaaatttattaaaggcgattttctcagtatttcaatattccagatttccaaatagatgtatctcaaccaaatattgtcctTCTACCATAACAGACCATAcctcaatggaaagcttatagcttttagctttcagatgatgtataaatctacattttcaaaaaatggttccttgtgactggttttgtggtttccgttcaagtgtgtgtgtgtgtgtgtgtgtgtgtgaactcaaaGCTTCAAGAAGAAAATATGGTTTGAAATATAACATCCTTTAACAATTACTGAGATACTTCTAAACAGCAGACAGAGGTGAAAAAGAGGTTGTTTATCACAGGAGACAGTCTGGAGGGGTTTGGGAAGAACAGGGCTCCATAGGAAGGTAGATTGTGTCCTGTTTTCCTGGCCTGTTTTATGACACACCGAGCAGGAAAAGCGTACAGTACTGAAGATCTGAATCAGGTTGTGAAACAATGGAAAGAGAAAGTAATTGCCGTATAAACACAGATCAGAGCCAAGGTTAATCTCTTGTTAATACTAGTGAAGGCATCTTCAGAAACAATAGAGGGCAACCTTTGTGAGGCCAAAGCAGAACAACAGAAAGTtgctgtaaactttttttccGCAAGATTATTTAAATCATTCCTTGAATCAGAATTATAGGAATAGgaatagttaaaaataaaaaaaggagaaaagcaaTCAATGATCATTCTAATAGGTTGATTAGGTGCTCAGAATACATCTcgtattattgttaatattgaaaatgattgtgcttcttaaaaatataatgcatattttttcagggtaattgttttaaatagaacaatataaaatgtcggtcacttttgatcaatagaatgcatccttgctgaataaaagtaataatttcttttgaaataataataataaagtaaatagaTCGAAATAGCAGTCGTGTGGATTTGAATCAACATgaacatgagtaaatgatgacacagttgtcattttgtcaatttttttaagcatttgatAACCTACATGGGGTTGTGCTACACACTAAGTCTGACTCATGAACTtactttttctaaaaataaaaataaaattgcatgcATCATGTCAGCTGTTTCTGTTCTACAGGTACATCACTGATCCCAGGAAGAAACTTCCCATCACTCTGAATCCACCGTTCCTCCGTCCTGACCTCTCTTACCGACACGTCCGTGTAAAAGTCAGTGATAATGGTATCCATAGTAGCATCCTCCAAAGCAAAGTGAGTCCGCAAAAGCTTTTAATTCCATCCGCACACAACCTGGAATTTCAATGGCGTTGATTGAACTAAGTACCTTTAGTTAACCCCAACAATACAGGCTCATTATTCAGATttcaataaaaacttaaattgtaTGTCCCAACTAAATGGTGTCCCCGTCTTTAAAAGGGACAGTTTTAATAATGTGGTGTTTCTGCCTAAATCAAGATTCCCAGAATAAAAGGAATTTTCTTGTGCTTTAGTCTAAGACCAGCCTGGATGGTGTGGATGATAAAAGTGTAGATACACAACCTCCTCTGCCGCCCAAAGCAGATCGCTACAACCAGCTGAAGAGTCAGCTCACCTCCAGCGAAGGCAAGTAACATAAACATTATTCAAAGCCTGTGTCTTCAGTGGCACCTTAGCAGGTTGTTGAATTGTATTTTTCTTAACTGCACTTCTACTGCCATCTTGTGTTGCATCATATTGCAGCACTGCTGAGTCATGCATTTCATTTGTGCCTCATTTTCTAGAGAGTTCCCTGTCCGGCAAACCAACCAGTCCATCTACCCCAGCCATGTACAAATACAGACCTTACTTCGGCACCATGCCTAAAGTGCACTATCACGTCACCGGAGAGAAGGTGGGTGCCACAGACTAAAACATTGATTTCTGGAGTCATGCATTATTATAATATACACTGTTTGGGTCTGTACGAtaagttttgcatttatttaatcaaaaatacagtcaaaacagtaatattgtgaaataatattaccagttacaataataactattatatattttataatgaaatgGATTTCTGTGAAAGCaaaacagaattttcagcatcattcctccagtcttcagtgtcacatgatcttcagaaatcattctaatatgctgattgaaTCCACAAGAAACTTTGTTTTCTTGTGTGTCAGTGTttgggattctttgataaataaaaaaataaacaaaactattttaaaaaattgtattaaaaaaaacagcatttatttaacaaatctCCTCTAACATTGTCTTGATTGTCATgcatttgatcaattgaatgcatccttgctgaattaatttcttgaaaaaaatactatagtaattcATAGTAAATACTAAAGTGttttgaaccatactatagtaaagtaCTTGAAATCATTTGTTGTGGTAATTCTATAGTTGCCATGGTAATATAACAACTATAGTGATACAAATAAACTTTTCTACAACTATCCAGTATATTATACTACAAAACACTACAGTATATTTAAAGTATACTACAGTATTCATTACAGTTTATCAGTTCAGTATAGTTAATACTACAATATGCTGTAGCATTCATAAACAAAGTGTTATAAATActacaatatatacagtataatacacttcactatagtatggttcaaaaacactaaGCTACTATAGTTTTTTTCCTGCACACCAAACTTTTGTACAACAATACTGTAATTTTTTGAATGCTGTTGATTACAGATCGTGATGTCTGAGAACGGTAAGCCCTCTGCCGTTTTGGAGGAGCGAGGTCACGATTACCGCTCCGAGCCGAATCTGGATATGCCAGACTACCGCAGCGCTCCTCTTCACCGAACATACCAGTCCTCGCCCTTCCAGCTGGACTCCTTCAGCACGACGTCTCGTTTATTCAGTCTGAAGCAGGCCGTGAACGGGGCCGACCAGATGCCACTGGGTGTCAGCAAACCAGAAACGGTCACTTCCACCCCTCACAAAGGAGTCTTCTCGCCTGGGATGTTATCGGGCCGCAACAGCAGCCTGTCCTACGACAGCTTACTGACCCACAGCGTAACGCCGTCTGTGGGCGAGTGCGCTGCTCACCCAGGAGTGCCCTCTATGGGTTTTCATTCACCTTACCTGCCCACTAAAATGTGCCATGTACGAGGGCCCGAGCTTCAGCGGCACATCGGCCCCCCATCCTATAGTCCTGTGCATGTCGGAGTGATGTACGGGCGGCAGTCGCCGCTCTCAAGAGACCGAGATCCCTCGCCCGTCCGCTACGACAACCTCTCCAAAACCATCATGGCTTCCATCCAGGAGAGGAAGGAGCTGGAGGAGAGGGAGAAACTCATGCATCGGCACGCTCAAGCGTACGCCAATGATTCGGGTGTATTTGACACCTGCAGCGGAGCCGCCTACGGACTCCCACGAGGCACCGGATCTCGAGAGCCCACTCCTCCAGTGTGCGGCTCTCGGGATAACTTGATGGGAGTCGGAGTGGTGGGATACGCTCCCCGAACACCCGTTCTGCATTCCTCTGCATCCTCGCTCTCCAGAGCGCCGAGGACTTCAACGACGTCCCTCCACACTGATGCAGGCGGTGTGAGCCGGACAGCCGAGCGCCAGTATCGCTCTCCGGTGCGCCAAACACACCACTCCCCAACAGCTGTGCCCCGTTCCCCGACATACACACATCAGAAGGTCACCTTCATTAGCGCCCTGGAGAGGGCGGACTCGCCACATCTTGGTACAAGGTATGACACAGAGCATCCACTTTAAACCAGTCAGAAACGGACGGGTCGAGAGACTTCAGAAAAGAGATTTCCATTGTGTTATGTTTATCTGTTCGTTTCTGAGTACTGCTTTTTTGTACTTGAATTTTGTCATTATTGtgatttagaatatatatacGATTATGAGatgaaaacaaaaatgctgtGATTTACATATCTGTTAGccaaataaatgtcatgtttttgcTTTTCCTCATATTTTCATTTCTGCCCTGCTTGTTCATTCATTAGATTATATTTAACACTTTGCATGTTATGTACTTCTGGCATACTCTACATTTTATTGCATCATTGTAATCTCATAAATGGTGTCAGAATTCAGTGTAATATAAAGTAATTATGATTTGATATACATTTATCTTTTCTTGATCTGTTTGCTTTTTATGCTTAGATAatgctttttaataattttacacactgtacttttctttgacttgattattttaataatgactAATACCAGACTGCATGATTGTctttaaaattatgatttattacaGGGCTCAACAGAAAGGAATTGTTTGTTTTCTACTTTCCATGCCAACATTTTTAGAGATCCAATCAAAAAGAATCATCCGTTTTTATTTTAGCGATGTttgttagatatttttttttaactagaaataatattcatatattttttcattacactaattgtaaaaaataataataataataataataatatgcattacatagcaaaaagaaaagaaaacacagtattgtaaaaaagattttaattaaaaaaaaaaaaaaatctttgcaaGGCATAATTTGCCGACAAGTGCCTGTTTGTCAACTGGCCCTAATCTGACTCCTTATTTTTGAgtcctgtattattattattatacaatccCTTCCATAACTCTTTAATACTGTCCTCTTCTTCATGAACTCATTTGTAACATTTCAGTCCATGTAGAATGTTTGAATCTCTTCCTTTCTAAAGAAGGATAGATAAGGATAACAGTTCACCATACAGCTGGAAAGCAAGCGCTTCAAATATGTCTTCCTGTTTTTTGATATTTTCTCCACATAGAGAGGACCTCTGTCAAGGTAAAGTCAACGGGCAACTAAAGGGCCAAGCACGTGACTGCCATCTAGGGACTCCTTCTGGAACCCCCAGCAGACACGCCAATGTCAAAAAGGTCACAGGAGTGGGCGGGACTACATATGAGATCTCCGTTTGACGGACAGCTTGAAGAGCCACTGCCTGTGAGGAAAAGCACTGCCATGGCAGCACCACCTCCACTTGagctcaagttttttttttttataatattgaaaCGACCGATCAGGAGGCACACAGTTCTAATGGGAAAAGTTTTTACATTGGCCATTTCTTTGCTAAAAAGATGACAAGCAACTTTCCATGTGAGCCAGTGTATAATATAACAGGAGTGCTTCGTCAGAGAAGTGTCAGCCATCAGGATATAAATCCAACAGAAAATAATGGTTTAAATGCTTAAAAtggaaattttaaatatatatatatatatatatataccattaagGGCTGAATATGTACAGTGTCAGTTCAGTTGtttgtatataaaatatcaaagttCGCATATTGAATGCAAATGTGCTCAGTGTGCAGGTCTTTCACACATGAATGTGAGTGTATATGTGCTTGCCAGTAACTCCTTTATGTTTTTGTCACTATGCTGATCTAATAATCAGGGTTTCATCTCAAATGCATTTCTCTGTTAAGCTATCAGATTCCACACAAACTATAACagcacttgtttaaaaaaaaacgaagcagatttattttttaaatatggtgGTCATTTACACTTTTTCTAATGTAGAACTATAACCTGCCATAGAAATAAACACAAATGTGtatctgcaagaaaaaaaaacaagaaaagaaaatgggGGACAAAGTTTAAGTTTGTTAAAATGTTCTTTCAAACTtagttttctttataaaaaaagtattgtattgtggggaaaaaatatgaatatggaaACAGAAACACGCCATGTATTAGCAGTACGAGAAACATGTTAAAGCCATATTTTTACTTAAAGTCATGATCTTCACAAATTCAGAGTTGTTTGATTGCtttatatttccatttatttgtaatagatTAGAAAAGCATAACAAGGGTAATTCATGGCTGCATcccaaatattgttattttttttattttataatgtcttttttttaaccCAACTTGGTGTATTTAACTTTTTCTACAGATATTCAAATgggattttcaaatatttttcggtttcatttttgcatattttataatttatttgtacaAATTAATTAGTATGCATTGCCATTTGAAAGTAGTACTTTCTGttaagactttttttctcagtgaatgaatgttgaaAGATGAAGATGTTATTATAGAACGTTTTGTGAAACTGCAAGAAAGTTGAAGTGAAAGATGCTTTGTTTTTTGAATGCAGGATCCATTTGAGAGacataacactttttttatttacttctgtTAAAGTTTGGGGACAGTAAGAATAAGTAAGAGTAAGAGTAAaaacagtgacagtaaagacattgttacaaaaatactatatttctatttctttttaaactctttttgttcaaagcttctttaaactgtaataatatttgacaataaacCTATTTTACTGTAGTTTAGAACAAATACAAacaaagccttggtgagcataaaagacttctttgaaAGACCTGAAAATCTTACAagccacaagcttttgaacagtagagAATATCAAAGTCAGTATCTTCTTTTCATTCAGTTTGATTGAGGAAGTTTAAAGCCTCACTTTCCCTTCTCACTTTCAAAAGTAGCTTTTTGATTATACAGCAAGTGCAAATAAATATCGCTTGGtaactattactttttttttttttttttggaaattttcactgcTAGTGCAAGACATgccgattaaaaaaaataaaatggcatgcTTTTATGAGGTTAACAGCTGAAAAGTaatctgtaattaatttttttctcaagAAAAGGTGAAAGTGGCATAAACCTACCCGTTAACAGAAAAACTTCCCACCGTGGCCTGTTTCCGAATTAAAGACCTAACAATTTATACTATCGACATCTTTGACAGGGCGATCTTCCAGATGTCTTGCACCGCATGTGGAGTTCTCTGCTGCTCATCAGATAACTTTCCAAGGAATTCATATTGATTTCCTCACAGATCTGCCTTAGGGGTATAACGGACTACATGCACTTGAGTACAAACGTTATTTTGGTGCATGTGAAAAGGGTCATTACCATACTTTTCCCAAGTCAAACAGCTCcttgaaattgtaaataattaatgTGGTCATGGAAAGGCCTTTACGGTTTGCTAGGCTCCACTTCTGTGAATGTTTGACGGTGTTTGGTCATCTCTGTCCTTCACTGCCGCTGTCTGGCACAGCGTCGCCTTCTGTTCAGATGAAATCAGTGTACAgctaaaacaaaaaagaacaactGTGGGACTCTTTTCTGTGATGAAGTATTTCATTCAGATGAAATAAAGACATTATAGTTTCATATCAAGGTACATCTATTATTTTTGTCCATCAAAgggaaaaactgaataaatataacTTGAACGTTCATTTGTCTCGCCTTCgttatttttcttctgttttgaaaaatggtaggtaggtagatatattttaaatatccaattaaattaaatgaatgaatacaaaaacatacaattcTCTAATAAAAACGTAAAGCTTTTTAGGTCGGTATATATGTGGTATGTGCTGGTCATATTGGATtcttaaaaatacatacaaatgatTTAATTACACGTCTatgatgaaaatatatatttttaattctttactTTAATCTGAATGAATATAACTTTAACCTGAATTCCTGAATTGTTTGTCAGATCTTACTTATCtatctcttcacaataccccatagattctctgtgaggtttgTTGTGGAGCAAGCAATGGTCTTCTCAAAGTCATGAAATAAAACTCCAGATGTCAAAATAAGACTTTATTGAACGCCGTAATAAAGCCGAGATGATGGCCGCCGCATCTGAATCCTCTGTCTGTCCACACACTCCTTTTATACTCCTTTCTCTTACCAAACTTGGTAGTTCCGTTTTTTTTTATCCGTTTTGCCACAGTTTATTTACTAGTCCACCTTTTTTAATGGTGGGATTCGGCCAAATCAACCATTTTCTAAGAAATTGCCTCTCCCTATTGGTTGGCTATGGTCACATGAGACATTCATCAAATCTGTTCACTGCTCATGTCAGCTTCTGTTACTTTAGTGCACAGGTGCAATTCAGGGGTTATTTTAGTTCACAGATACAATTCAATGGAAGACTACTAGTACTGCCCAATGGGAGGGCCTTTATACATCCAACCTTTATACATCCAACTCAGTATATTGATCAGTATATTGATTTCTTATACTTAAGACAATACCATATTGAATAAATAACATAGAATAACACAATTGTATTGAGTAATACCAAAATATAATACAGTAGAATAACACAATAGGTTCAGGttaggtgagttggctggccagtcaagcacagtaatatcatggtcttcgaaccacttggaagtggttttacCATTGTggacaggtgctaaagtcctgctgcaaaatgaaatcagcatctccataaagcttgtcagcagatggaaacataaagtgctccaaaatctcctggtagatggctgcatggACTTTGGACTCGATAAAACACAGTGTACCATCCccagcagacgtcacagcaccccgaatcatcactgac harbors:
- the LOC132141603 gene encoding palmitoyltransferase ZDHHC8B, coding for MPNSVGKRFKPTKYIPVSTAATLLVGSTTLFFVFTCPWLTKAISPAVLLYNGIVFLFVLANFSMATFMDPGVFPRADEDEDKDDDFRAPLYKNVEIKGIQVRMKWCATCHFYRPPRCSHCSVCDNCVEEFDHHCPWVNNCIGRRNYRYFFLFLLSLSVHMVGVFSFGLLFVLHHLETLSALHTTVTLVVMCVTGLFFIPVMGLTGFHMVLVTRGRTTNEQVTGKFRGGVNPFTRGCCGNVKHVLCSPLAARYITDPRKKLPITLNPPFLRPDLSYRHVRVKVSDNGIHSSILQSKSKTSLDGVDDKSVDTQPPLPPKADRYNQLKSQLTSSEGNSLSGKPTSPSTPAMYKYRPYFGTMPKVHYHVTGEKIVMSENGKPSAVLEERGHDYRSEPNLDMPDYRSAPLHRTYQSSPFQLDSFSTTSRLFSLKQAVNGADQMPLGVSKPETVTSTPHKGVFSPGMLSGRNSSLSYDSLLTHSVTPSVGECAAHPGVPSMGFHSPYLPTKMCHVRGPELQRHIGPPSYSPVHVGVMYGRQSPLSRDRDPSPVRYDNLSKTIMASIQERKELEEREKLMHRHAQAYANDSGVFDTCSGAAYGLPRGTGSREPTPPVCGSRDNLMGVGVVGYAPRTPVLHSSASSLSRAPRTSTTSLHTDAGGVSRTAERQYRSPVRQTHHSPTAVPRSPTYTHQKVTFISALERADSPHLGTREDLCQGKVNGQLKGQARDCHLGTPSGTPSRHANVKKVTGVGGTTYEISV